The Malus domestica chromosome 17, GDT2T_hap1 genome contains the following window.
ACCCAACAATCGAGCATTGAGAAACCTGACGTCCACAACCAAAGACAAAACATAGAACCTAAATTCGTCTTCAGTTGTATTAGTATTTCTCATTGGATTGATCAGATTTCCCCTTTTAAAACACGGATAATATTCCCTGTTTTAGATGCTGTGTCAAAAATCAGATAACGACGGCCTATAGTCTTCATCCAAATTAAGGaaagcaaatttaaatgaaaatttcaaaacgGCCAGGTAACTTACTTCTTCAGCCTGGAAAATAATGGCATATTTTCCCAAACCAAGGCTGTGCAACAAGCCAGCAACAGTCAGAGTTTCATCCACCTGTACAAATGCAGAgataaactcatcaaatttgAAGTAGCAATACAAGACCAGATTTCCTAAAATTGAAGCTAAAATGGTGCAATCGCCATAAGGTAGTACCATTTGTGAACTTCTCTGCACACTGGCACTTGGTGGTGCAAACTGTGCCATTGGCCTGGCAGCTTGAGGGTTAGCTTTCATTGTGAAAATAAAGGAGTCTGTTGGCCGAGAAGAACCAACCATACCATTTCTCGGGAATTGGCCAGCTCTAGAAGCGTCAACTGGCCTAAATGAAGATGGTGGGTGCAGCTCTCTTGGTGGGGATCTACCTCTGAATCCATCTGTAGTTGGAGAAGAGTAGAAGTTTCTTCGAGAATTTACCTGGTATAGATCAGCTGGACTTTCTCTGGGAGGAACCTGCCTCATGGGGTTACTTCCATTTGTTTCTGAATTATGCTGCAACACCTGGTATTTCAGTGAAGGATGAACAGGTTTTGAAAGCTTTGCACGAGGGTCCAACTGCTTGTGCTCTTCAACAACTCCGCCAATTTGCTTCTTAAATAATCTTTTACGCAACAATTTCAATCTGAGGTCATTTCGACTGATTCGTGAATCTTCACTTGGTTTAATGCACCAGAGTCAATACAAAGAAACCATATAAAGAACAATAAACGATACATGATGGTAATATCACTGTTATCATATAAGATAGTTTACCTTGCAGTGTTCTATCACCCTCATTCCATTTTATGCCATCTCCTCGTTGCCTGAAAATTGAGATTGAACACATCATGATAGGACTAAAGACGCATCTGACATGTTACTGCCTGAAATACCAATTCTCGAAATGGGACAACCATAAAGACGTTACTGCCATCATAATCAAACTTCTGTAAATTGAGAAACGTAGATCTCTGGTTGTCgccaaacaaacttaaaaagaaaggcgaaaacaaataaattattttcacatttttcaaactACGCTTGTAATTAATGAACAAAATGCACCAGCCTACTCCTAAATCGGACCGTTCTCAACATGAAAATGCTTCAAGAGCTAGTTCTAGCATTGGCGGTGGCTTGCACGGTAGAAGATGTTAAAACAATTCTGGGCATTGGATACCATGAGTTCACAGATAACTACTAACAACCATAAGATGGAAACAAACTATTGGAGAATCACAAGCATCCTCAACACACAGCATCTGAAGAACTACTGAAACAAGTAGTATGCTGATATGCCAGGTAAAAGTTATGGAGATAAACGAGATAGAACAGTGTACCGCTTGCCCGAAGAAAACGAAAAACCATGAGCATTACTCCCAAGTCTGTCTGCCATTCGTTTACTTCCAGAAACCATCCCACTATCACCACGCATTTTCGCAGAGTTGGATACAAATCCTCCTCTCTCCACAACCTACAAATATTTCAACAAATAAGCAACCAAACACACAAATCAACCCGAATTCGCATTCAAACCGGTTCTTCAGCCCAGGATATTATGAGCCATTCAGCCAAGTCCAGCACAACCCAAAAGTTCGTCAAAGCATTCCAAATAGCTAAATAGGATGAATTTGAAGCTCAAGAAATTGAATCTAATTTAGTAAACGTAAGAAAAAAACCGATCCCCTTCCCTTTGAGGCTGATAAATGCGGAAATTACACAATTTGGATAATTGCAGCCATCCCCTTCTTACTCACAGATTCAATTGGCGAAGAAAAACACAGAAACAAGAACGAATGCAGAGAAGAAAAGTTACCTGGCCAGAGCGACCGAGGGTGATGGTAACCCTCGAATTCGACATACTTAGAAGTCAAAATCCCCAATTGATTGCAGAGAGAAAccctaatctctctctctctctctgtgcagtGCAGATGCTGCGATTTGCAGAAAGAAGAAAGGTATAATCCATGGATGCCATCCATGCTGCGGAGTTGGCAGTCGCCAACCGGTCAAGTCAATCCGATGGAATGGGGGCCTCACCGCCTTCGAAGCCCACTTCTTTAGATATTAGAAACGTTGAGGCCCATTAGCATGATTTTTAAAGGGTATGCTCACTGTCACTCAGTGCTACAATCTGgtgatattcttttttatttggaagtgagagatcttaggttcgaatcttatGGATggtgaatttgataccaaattaagctgttcattgtgtggtttagccgaactccccttccctttagtgtaaaaatatcgagatactaaaaaaaaaaggtatgctCTCTACACACCACGTTTTACTTCTTACATATCCCTTTGTTAATGTCTGAATCCTGTGTTTGGAGCTCGCGAACTGAGAGATACAAATCACTCATTTTCAATCTTACGACCTTCATTATCCTATTCTACTGGCTCACTTCACAAAAATCCAACAACTTAAATGACCCAGATCTTTGTCTTGGACAGTTCGAATCTTTCGGTCCACAAGCTTTGAACACAGATCCGGAGTGGATCTCATTCCCAATTTTAAACGACTCGAATCTCAAAAACTTAAAACACCCGGatctctttgtctctctcttGAATGACTCGGATCTCTTAGTCTGCCGGCTGGGAAAATAGAGATCTGGAGTGAATCTCATTCCTAGTTTTAAAGAGCATACAATTCGTTTCTTAATTGTAACCGTCCACGTGTCAGATGAACAAATCCAAAAGGCATCATTCCATGGGAATTTCGTTTGGACTTTAGAGCACAAAAGCCAGGTGGCTAAGATTCATTTGGGTTTGCGGATAAGGAGATCagttaaatttaaattacaagaaAAAGAATGTTGGGGTTCATGAGAATATGGCAAAGTCCAGGGGCTGCACCATAATTCTTgaataattgcataaaaggaTTAGTACATCACCGGAAAAGAGAAGTAATTTCCGCACActtcttctctctctacacATACCGGATTAATTTTTGACCTCTAGATTGATTAAATGAAAGTAACGtcaaaagacaaaaataaacgGAGGTACGTaaaaggaaatgaaggagagATTCAAAATATGagcttttttttcatttttcttttacaaataCAGAAGTGGACTGTTTACACATACTTGTTCATACGCACTAAAGCTTATTACATGTTTGCTGTTGATTCTTTGATCTCTTCCAGGGAGATTGCCTGCATTGTACAACAGTTGTGAAGGTACGCAATTAGGTTATTAAAACCGTAACAGACGAACGGACTACGTAAGATTTTCTCAAAGAATGATGTATGAAGTACCTGTTCCGGTCCGGCAAAATCATTGTCCGGAGTGAGAAAGAGCATGCAGTGGCATTCCTTCCTGCCAACACAGATTCACAGTTTTCATAAGAACCAGGTATACATATACAGACATTGTTTTCATGTAACGGTCGCTTGAATCCAAATGTTGAGAGTTAAAGCTGGAGATTAGGAAAACATAAACACAAGAACCTCAACAGCAAGGAATACATTTTTGGTTTTGGTATTCCAACGGCCATCTGGTTGAAATTTGCAAGAACTATCGGCGTTTCACCAGAAACTTCTAAGTAGCTTTTGTTCCTTATTATGTTTTTAGCTAGCTAGCAAATATAACAATAAGCCTACTTATCTTTGATTTCTGGCTGAGTACCAAAAATCTTTTGCCCACAAAGATTTACCAATATATCCCAATCATATTCTAGTACTTCAAAGCTTTTGACACTTCGTTTCCATATTAGGTATACAAATCTATAATCTAACGGAATGAAAAAGTAGAGAAAAACTGGTTCGTATACTACTTTCACAAAATACTGAAATATATCTACCTCTCTCTCATAGGAACACATGGGCAGTTCCAAAAGCCTTGGCCTGCCTCGGCAGGTTTATCATCATAATGCCTGCAACACAATAGATTCAGACTTGGAAAGCATGACATGACATGAAAATGAACATGAATCGACTTTGACACTGGTAAGGTGTTTGAGGCAGAGGGCAAAGTAAGAACACCATAGACTCTTAGTCAAGAAAAAAATACCAAAGAACAGATGCTTACCGACAAGGGCAGAGCGGAGCTCCCAATGAATCTTTATGGTCTGCCAATCCCTGTTGAGATTCCAGGATGAGTTTCTTTCACATATACTATCGAACAAATACAGTTTAGACAACCGAATTACGATAATGAAGGATTCAAGTATATATAATCCCAGGATGCCATATCCATTTGTAAGGGACCTTTTTACCCCAAATAATTTTCTAGTGAATTGTGATGCAAAAGACGAAGAACTACAGCAGCAAGATACTGAATCAAAGAACTACGCATATAGGGGTCGATTTAACAGAACAATTCAAAGGTGTTTCATAGTCTATAGGACCTAGGGGGTCAGGGGTACATGTTCTTTACTGTTCCAACCCCTGGTGGAAGGCCGGAAGCTCATAAAGTAATCGGCTTTGAAGTCGATTTGAGTCCTTCCAGTATACAATGATAACGAAAATACTTAAGACAGTTCTAATTAAGCATACAACATAAGTTAATCCACACCTTGATAACAACAGAAGTAACTCCCTTATCGACGCAGAAATATGTTCCGGACTTGCGAGCATACTGCTCAGAGAACTTCCTCATGATTTCAACAGACTTATCTGACGGCTCCGCTGCCAGAAACATTCAAAATTTAAAGTATCCATTAGTGCAACATTCACGAGCAAAATTCTGACTGAAGctcaaaaatgtaaaaaattcaCCATCTTTGCAatcaaataacaaaattatGAAATCCCAAATTCTAATTCTAATTCAAGCTGAAAAACGTATATTAATCAAgcaagtttatttttttttttttaatcaaacaacAAAATTATGAAATCCCAATGCTCCCACAGAGTTCGAGTCTACTAATCAAgcaagtttaaatttttttcaatttggaaTCGCATATAATCTAAGAACGTTCAGCTGGTGCTATAAATCTGAAAGCTCAATAATTATaaactcaaaaaataaaaaatttgaaaaaaaaaaaaagaagaagattaagAAGTTGGAGAATTGCTAACCATTGGCTATGATTACAGGGCGGCGCGTGGAGCGGTTGAGAGGAGAAACGAAGGACGCAATGCTGGCGCCGAACGACGGAGCTTGGAGTTGCAGAGTCATGGCCTCTGAGACTGATGAGAGTGTGGAGTGGACCGCTGtgaaattaaattataatttctGGGTAATGATCCGCTCGTTTATATAATTTTTGAGGAATTTAATTTTGGAACTGGGGATTTTAtgatttaatttggtaattggcATTTAATAAAGTTGGGGAAGGAAAAGCATTTGCCCGCCACACGTTGTGAATATCGGTTAAGGAAACACACCAACCACTCGGTCCGCTCGCCGCTCTACCAACGAATCTAACCCCCTTCCTTCCGAACCCTTCCTTCCTTGTTATAAGGCCTTGGGccttttcttttctgggttAGTTATGAGCTCAGCCCATTTATATCTGGATATAATTCAATTTTAACCTAAAAGACAGTCCCTAAATCGCGAGGTGTAGGATTGGGGATGGGCAAGATACTCATGGGTTTGGGTAATCGCGGTTACCCGTCCATTTAAAATTCAAGGTTACGGTTATGGATAACTGTTTAGACCAacaaatggttatgggtataactgtttatctgtgaaatttaaatcggcggttataacgggtatccatcggTTATAGGTATTAcgcggttataacgggtatccatttacAAAATAATCGATGCGCACATGATTATTGTGTGTTTGGACTAATGAAATCAAATGGTTTTCTTAAATCATGTTTCAGTTGCCATTGATGCTATTAGGAACGGGGAATGAAATGGTTTTTGTGCGTTTACAAATCATGTTTCATCTTCTGAAAATGCTTATAAGGGAGTACTAACCGATCTTCCAAAGCCTGGAGGTGGCAGTTATagcgggtaaatggttatgagtatggttaaccgtttatacacggttatgggtatgggtataaccgtttatgcaattacccaacgggtaaacggttatgcgggtatgaacatgaatggttatgggtatataATCGCGGTTACCTGCCTgtcataaccgttgcccatccctaggtaGGATGACTATATTTTTTGGAGCGAACTCCAGGCGAATATGAAGTTGTATGGATATAAGTTATGCCTTGGAATATGAAGTTGTATGGATATAAGCTATAAGTAATGCAACTATGAATCTCGTGAAGAGTTTGATCCTAGTTCAAGATGAACGCTGAGGAATGCTTCACGCATGCAAGTTGGATGGAAAGTGATGTTTTCAATGGTGGACGGGTGAGTAACGCGTAAAAACCTACCCtaaatgataataataataataataataataataataataattcatcTGAATTGAATTTGCTACATCAAATTTTTGATATTGGAAAGAGAACTATCACTAAATTAACAGGAGAGGTACTCGTGTATTAGTCTCAATGTAGATTACTTCAATTCTCATCCAAACAGTATACAAGAGAGATGCATCAACCACATCTACATAATACTAAGACTATCTACATGCGAGTTTGGGACTTGTTTTTCCCTAAAATGTGATGTTGTTGCCCAATTTAACGAGTCGAGTTTTCTTAATTTGTATTATTAAGAGATCACACATGAACACATGACACTAATTATTTTAGTTCAAATAGTCGTAATTGTCTAGTTCAGGCTATCAAACAAGGCCAGAAAAAGTGTTGCCCCCATCACTATAGCTAAGGAAGAATTCAAGGAAGTTCATTAATGAGAGAAGTGGTGATCTTGTCTTGCTTGATGGGAGAGAGGAAGCTTCCAGACCGCCTTTTCCAGCCAAATAGTGAGCAATCACTCACCAAGGAACACTAAGGAATGAGTACCTATCCCTTGGGAATAGAACCTAACTAGGGCAAGGCATCATTTCATGGATAAATTATTCTTGAGAGAACCCAGAGAAGCAGCCCTGTAGATAGAGTACTTTCTTCCCTTTCATCTCTGTGTCTATATTTTGTAAACTTAAGgtaatatgtatttataggaatTCGACCTGAAAATGAAGTACCGACTATCGACTACATAACGCcctcccctcctcctttatccgagCTTAGGACCTTCAGCGTATTATAGACAAGATTCAAATTTATTAGTTATACTAATAAGGTCCTCAAGTGCAGGATAAACATAGACATGAAGCCTACGGCAAGCCAACTTAACCAAATCCTATCCAGACAAATTGTACCCAACATTCAACAATATTCATTTCAAAACGGTCGAATGAAGAACAAGATTTACTTACTGCACAACCTGGACAGATGAGATTCGCTGCTTAAGGGATGAACTTAGTAGCTACCTAGAGCACAAGCAAATacatttcattaattaatttcaattttcagataaaaaaatattacttGGATTTTGCAAAACCAGTACATATTATACAAGTGTATTAGTTAATTACTCCTCATTCCCTAGTATAGCTTCTTGCTGCCTCTTTATTTAGGAGAGTATTATCTACACACCCATTTTACGACTCACTCTCTCAATTTTTTACCATcgaatcaaataaattgaagaagaaaaatgacaaaaaattaacaaagacgtgtgagaagtaaaaatatacgGGTGAATAACACCTTTCTATATTTATCACGTGTAGTCATGAAATGAATAATATCCCACAAACAAAATGAACAAATATGAGAAATATCAAACAAGAGATTATTCAGTATTCCCGGAACATCAAAACCACAAAGCCACATAACAAGATATGGTATTTGCCTTAATCTTCAAACCTTATCATGTATATTTGGTGAAAGATAGTGGATTAAACTTAATCTGTTTGTTCAAATATGAAAATCCCTCAGTGCAAACCCTAATAAAGATCTAACTGGACAAGAGTCAAGTTTCAAGCAATTAAGTTAcctgattaattaacataaataaatcAATTATTTCATCAGtacatatatattaattatatacttGCATTCCATGCATgataaaatttgaaccatatataataaattaaattgaTCCACATACTTCTTCAAGCTTAAGCTAGTATTAAGTTGCACAGATAATAATTCTGATCATTTAAGCAAAATAATTCGTACAcacagagggagagagagagaggggggggggggagagacagagagagagcgaagagttttttttccaaaataGTGAGTACTCTCTTGATAACCTAACAAACAAAACCAGAACAGAAATCCCTACTAATACACAAGATCTAAAGTTCTTCACAAATAAAGTACGTAAAGAAACAATAACTTGAAAACTCGAGATTTGCTTGCTTTGATAGcaaatcgtcgtcgtcggacCAAGATGCTTGATTCCCCAAAAGCACAAAGACTTACACAAACGCTTTGAAATACAGGtaagaagaggagagagactCATCAGACTCTTCACTTTCTCTCACCACCAAGGAGTAAGAAAGGTGATAGCTATAGCTGAGCTGAGCTAGGGTTTCAGCCGGCCGCTAGAAATCATGATGAGAAAGTTTTCTTTTCGTTTTGGGTCGTCACttcttctgtttcttcttcttttttcttggtGGTAACTTCAAAGACAATGATGATGATGCTTTGGTCTTGGGGTGGTTGAAGGAGGTGGTGAAGTTGCAGGAGGGGATGGTGTGGGAGCAATGATGGCGATAAAGAAGGTAAGGAGAGGACATGATGATTGCTGTTTGGCTTCTGGCGTTGAAGGAAAGGCAAAGAAAATGTCTAGGTTTCTTGtgcccttctctttctcttctgaCACATatgcttagagagagagagagagagagtaggagAGTGTGTGAGTGATGATGACATCCATTCATCAAGCCAAACCCTAGTTACTCTTCATCTGAATTCAAGGCGCTTACGTGTCAAACAAAACCCACATTTTCATCTCTTTAGTTTGGGAAAATGATCCGGCGGATTCCAGAAATTCCGTGATCGTGATCATTTATCATACATCGTACGATCAGTTTTTGTtatgtactatttatatttaattttaaattttaaatttcatataatttctaacaatacgatgtacgatgaacggtcattcttttcctttggtttgGGCTTATTTGATAACTTatttaattttgggtttttttattaacaccTCACATGTTGTTGAATACACCTCATTTAAAAATGTAATACTAAACAACTTGTAACTCTAATATGAAATGACTATTCGAGCCCTCATAGCTACTCTTACTCTCAATTgtagaacaaaaccctaaaaacacaaacacgtTGATGAAAAAATATCTTTTGATGAACGGAACAAAAAATCGAGTTTTGCTCCTCTTTCATACGTTGGTTTTCATATTcaagaaattatttaaataatagaATAAAATTTTGACTTTTTGCAAAGTTCTGCTCTAATTGGAATCCAAGAAATAGGAAGAAAACTGAAGAATGTTGTAAAATTTTAAgatgtaattaaatttaatattcTTGTGGCTGTTTgatgatgaagaaattcaaTGTTTTTTGGCCGGTTGGAATTGAGACATGACCTTATAAGAACCATTCCTACTATTTGTCCATCATGCTTCTTAGAATCCAACGTGATTGTTCAAGAAAATTTGACGGATGTGTATAAATCAAACAGCAAGATGGAGATTTTATACTACAATTTAATTCATCTTTCTTGTCTTTGAAATGTGAATTATTCTTTTGTTTGAAAGAGATGAAAAGTTTGATGTGTGGTTAATTAGTTGATGATTGTGGGGTGTGTGAGATGTGAGGTGTGAGGGTAGTATTGGAAAATACGTGGGGTgtcttaagaaaaaatttaatttaagaaGTAAATGTGAGATGTATTAAGTATATGGGTGTAGTCAACAAAATGTGAGGGATTAATAAAACAAGCCtttaatttttaacttttagtcTTCGTTTGAACTTTTTTggtgtaattttttattttcactttttaataaattgaaactaaaaatagtaatcaaatgattttttttattaaaaattaaataaaaacaaaatgattatcaaatgACGTCTAATAATTTATCTTCCTTATTAGCAATTGAATTTTTCGAAATACTTAGAGACCATTCgataactattttgtttttacttttttttgctTCTACATCTATCTTCCACCATTATTCCTCCACTCTTATACCTCATCCCCTCCTCCAATctaacacaaaataaaaataaaaaactaaataattatcaaaccaGTACTGAGAGaggatattttttttgttttcgatattttagtcaaaatagtctctgagattgtcataactcatcactttggtccctaagatttgaaattgatagaagtggtccatgagtttgtccaccgtcaattattttggtcattatgTAGAAAATCTCTGTTGAATAagaatcaaaataataaaaatatcctcaatttaataaacaatgggcaaaaataattttgataaaatttgggggcatttttgtcattttgcttATTTAGCTTaaatttttcatgaaatgaccaaaataattgaggGTAAACAAACTTAAGAACTAATTCCATCGATttgaaatctcaaggaccaaagtaaAAAAATGATGTTAATCTCCCAGTCgttttagctaaaaagccttcgttttttttggtacaaattATGGAACAAgagaaattaaaggaaaatgGAATTGGAACTGGAATCTCTGCTTCCCACCGTTGGATTCGGATCCGAGTAGGGTCACCTGGATGTCATATTAGCCTAGGCTGATCCAAAAGCTAAAAAGCAAAAGTTGGATGAAAATATCACTAATATTTGATTATTATCCTCTTTCCTCATCCTCCGGACGGACGGGTGGACCATTTGAAACCACGTAATTTTGACTTTGGCTACGTAACATTATTTATTCAACGTCGACAGAGAAACAAAGTTACAAAGGacaagattgtctgcccttcatTTTTGATGCCCTCTTCGtgtttttctgttttgtgtggataaggttaaaccacgttaacattttatattatttttttatagatataataagataaaaataaatagtaatataaaatgttgacgtgatttaactgtGACCATACAAACAGAAGGGCATGAAGAGAACACCGAAAGTAAAGGgcaaacaatccttgtccaattACAAAACGCATGCTTCGGCAATGCCGGATGGGGCTTGCAATGTCGTGTCATTCTCTAAAGGCTCCTGTGCTCCACACAAGCTGAAATCGAGAAAATGACTTACACGTGCGACAAAAATTTGTTCGATACGAGTAACGTCTTGGGTTAGTAATGCAACGTCATTCTCCTATATGGCGATATAAGATGCGAACATCGCAACCCTGGCGTCCctgttttatgcaaagtttttcaagttcgagaacccaagatcATAATGTGTTCCTTTCTCAGCCATAATCGTTCAAATACAAAAGTCAACAGCGCATTTGACACCACCACCAACTCTATTTTACTCTCCCAACCGAGCTCGGTTGTGAGttggcacaaaaagaaaataattagcTTACTCGACCTGCACTCTACGTAGACTTGGTAATTTTTAAAGTCAACACTATTACAATGTACACACAAgatcatttcatacatttacttttaaccttttttcttttctctttattcctaaaaaaaaaaatcaaaatttgatgaatgtttatatatgtTTCGAAAATTCACAGATACAGAGGATGGCTTCTGAGCTTACAATTTGACTAAACCTAATCAGAACCTCAACTCAACCAGCTCTCTGGACTTCCAGCGTTAAACTTCCGGTCATTGGATGTCAAGTGTCGACAGAATGCCTGCATTTCTCTTCTTGCAGCACTAAATCAATCTATGTACGGAGGTTGTTAACCATTCCAAAGTTATCATCTCCACAATTCCTCGAATTTGATATGCCAAAAGAGGTAAGAACAGAGGAGTTTCGGAGTCTAATCACGCTCTTAAGACGATCATGGGCTTCGGTGATTGCTACGTAGACGGTGTGTGTAGGTGCAAGCTTTCTACCGTAGGCAATGATCGAGGGATAGATGATCCAGCGGTACCTTCTGGCACAAGCTAAGATTCCAACCTAAGCAGCTGCATCTTCGCCCTCGCGAGGTTTAAAACCGCACTCGAGTCTTATTGCCGCCAGGAGTTCGGGAGACACGGCACCCTGAGAAGAAGCAATTTTCCCTGTGTTACTTCCATTACGGCGAGGATTGTCTCCTGCGCCCCAGCCCCGGTAAAGTATAACTTTGCTAGGCTCCTGGGAGACTAAAACCGCACCCGTTGCTTGCTATGAGAGAGGCAAAAAGAGAGAGATCAGCA
Protein-coding sequences here:
- the LOC103404369 gene encoding uncharacterized protein, with protein sequence MSNSRVTITLGRSGQVVERGGFVSNSAKMRGDSGMVSGSKRMADRLGSNAHGFSFSSGKRQRGDGIKWNEGDRTLQDSRISRNDLRLKLLRKRLFKKQIGGVVEEHKQLDPRAKLSKPVHPSLKYQVLQHNSETNGSNPMRQVPPRESPADLYQVNSRRNFYSSPTTDGFRGRSPPRELHPPSSFRPVDASRAGQFPRNGMVGSSRPTDSFIFTMKANPQAARPMAQFAPPSASVQRSSQMVDETLTVAGLLHSLGLGKYAIIFQAEEVDMTALKQMGDKDLKELGIPMGPRKKILLALLPRTKRPPP
- the LOC103404371 gene encoding ferredoxin-thioredoxin reductase catalytic chain, chloroplastic, with amino-acid sequence MTLQLQAPSFGASIASFVSPLNRSTRRPVIIANAEPSDKSVEIMRKFSEQYARKSGTYFCVDKGVTSVVIKGLADHKDSLGAPLCPCRHYDDKPAEAGQGFWNCPCVPMRERKECHCMLFLTPDNDFAGPEQAISLEEIKESTANM